The following proteins are encoded in a genomic region of Mahella australiensis 50-1 BON:
- the atpH gene encoding ATP synthase F1 subunit delta, translated as MPDSVAENYATALFETAVDKNRTETYMQQLQAFMETISISSDLIKALMSPVISMDEKKRVIRRIFSDICDEEIINFIDIIIKNRRLNRLDDIVKQYAHLYHRHAGILEVRAITARPLNPDIMAMLKEQLEKTYDKSAYIENIIDPSIIGGLRLEIDDRTIDRSIASRLSAIKSAARRLAANISI; from the coding sequence ATGCCCGATTCCGTGGCTGAAAACTATGCCACTGCATTGTTCGAAACCGCTGTGGATAAAAATCGCACAGAGACATATATGCAGCAACTACAAGCCTTTATGGAAACTATAAGCATTAGCTCTGATCTCATCAAGGCGCTGATGAGTCCTGTAATATCCATGGATGAAAAAAAGCGTGTCATAAGAAGGATATTTTCCGATATATGCGATGAAGAGATAATAAACTTTATCGATATAATAATAAAGAACCGCCGCTTGAATCGGCTGGATGACATAGTAAAGCAATATGCTCATCTGTATCACCGCCATGCAGGTATACTCGAGGTACGAGCCATCACTGCTCGCCCGTTGAACCCTGATATAATGGCTATGTTAAAGGAGCAATTGGAAAAAACGTATGACAAATCGGCATATATCGAAAATATCATAGACCCATCCATAATAGGAGGCTTAAGATTGGAAATAGACGATCGTACGATAGATCGCTCCATCGCTTCGCGCTTAAGCGCCATAAAATCGGCCGCCAGAAGGCTTGCAGCCAATATTTCCATTTAG
- the atpF gene encoding F0F1 ATP synthase subunit B: protein MWQILSTPLFVVINLFILYYILKKLLYKPLMNFMENRSKSIQSQLDEAKKREQQAKELHEQYMQQLNDIKQRSDQLLKETRDKAKQQMDAILNDAKAQAESILTKAQIEAQKQKELTIEQAKEQIAALALTAVSEILQRELDAETDEQLVKSIIQQGIRG from the coding sequence ATGTGGCAGATACTGTCCACGCCTTTATTCGTGGTCATAAACCTGTTCATACTCTACTATATATTGAAAAAGCTGCTCTATAAGCCTCTTATGAACTTTATGGAAAACCGCAGCAAAAGCATTCAGAGCCAGTTGGATGAGGCTAAAAAGCGGGAACAGCAAGCCAAAGAGCTTCATGAGCAGTATATGCAACAATTAAATGACATAAAGCAGCGTTCCGATCAATTGTTAAAAGAAACAAGGGATAAAGCCAAGCAGCAGATGGACGCCATCCTAAACGATGCCAAAGCTCAAGCCGAATCCATATTGACCAAGGCCCAAATTGAGGCACAAAAGCAAAAAGAGCTAACCATAGAGCAGGCCAAAGAACAGATCGCCGCGCTTGCATTGACAGCGGTATCTGAAATACTGCAGCGCGAGCTGGATGCTGAAACCGACGAACAGCTTGTAAAGTCCATTATACAGCAAGGCATAAGGGGGTAG
- the atpE gene encoding ATP synthase F0 subunit C — protein sequence MTAIGAAIAALTGIGAGIGISMATGKAVDAVARQPEAADAIFRNLLIGAALSEATAIYGLLTAILILILGK from the coding sequence ATGACAGCAATAGGCGCTGCAATAGCAGCATTAACGGGTATAGGAGCAGGTATAGGTATAAGCATGGCCACAGGTAAAGCTGTGGATGCCGTAGCGCGTCAGCCCGAAGCAGCAGATGCTATATTCCGCAACCTTCTTATAGGCGCGGCATTATCCGAAGCTACCGCCATATACGGTCTGCTGACAGCTATACTTATACTAATACTTGGAAAATGA
- a CDS encoding F0F1 ATP synthase subunit A: protein MDIEITAKTVFTIPILGGIPVTQTVVNMWIVMAILIAAALAIRLTIKWETVPHGIQNAVEALWDMISSFIRQNLGDKADPFIPYLTTVALFLSIANMLGLLGLRPPTSDITLTATLAIMTMVMIIVGSIKYKGVSGWLHSIAEPIAIMVPFNLMDYFIRPLSLAARLFGNILASMIIMDLVFSFIPIGLPPILSLYFDLFDGLIQTVIFLFLSMIYLREALE from the coding sequence ATGGACATCGAGATAACGGCTAAAACCGTCTTTACCATACCGATATTGGGCGGTATACCGGTCACTCAAACGGTGGTAAATATGTGGATAGTAATGGCCATATTGATAGCCGCGGCGTTGGCCATACGTCTTACGATCAAGTGGGAGACTGTGCCCCATGGAATACAAAACGCTGTAGAAGCCCTTTGGGATATGATATCATCCTTTATAAGGCAAAACCTCGGTGATAAAGCTGATCCGTTTATCCCTTATCTTACTACTGTAGCATTATTCCTTAGTATAGCCAATATGCTGGGCTTATTGGGCTTACGCCCGCCTACAAGCGATATAACGCTCACAGCTACGCTTGCCATAATGACCATGGTGATGATTATAGTCGGTTCAATAAAATACAAGGGCGTGAGCGGATGGCTGCATAGCATAGCCGAACCGATAGCAATAATGGTACCTTTTAATCTCATGGATTATTTTATACGGCCGTTATCGTTGGCTGCTCGACTATTCGGTAATATACTGGCATCCATGATAATAATGGATCTGGTATTCTCGTTCATACCCATAGGGTTACCGCCGATACTGAGCCTGTATTTCGATTTATTCGATGGCCTCATTCAAACAGTGATATTCCTATTTTTAAGCATGATATATCTAAGAGAAGCATTGGAATAG
- a CDS encoding ISNCY family transposase, which yields MTESEMQKLVVINKVIDGTLTASEAAQVLDLSVRQIFRLKKGVKEQGASFVIHKNRGRKPANALSDELVNHILTLRKEKYFDTNFSHFRDLLEDDKGIILSNSSVYRILDNAGIQSPRKHRRPRKIHARRERMPQAGMLVQIDCTSFEWIPSVGNMALHGAIDDATGQVLALYFTENECMNGYFELMRTIIGQYGIPISLYADKHTIFASPNKGKISIEEQLEGKVVNETQFQMAMSTLGISIINARSPQAKGRVERLWNTLQDRLRAELRIYGIDSMEKANEFLPKFLERYNKRFAIEPQDPEPAFRELPPDIDLDNILCVKLSRKVDNGGVFSLHSQYYQVVCDDGKTVAPIVPRAKITVLTSPRIGIRVQYGNNIYAVKKLDEPPKKAQKANKASSSSTAKPYKPSPTHPWKQGWQKAPSYWYEESDREILEALYNSSRAWH from the coding sequence ATGACAGAGAGCGAAATGCAAAAACTTGTTGTTATTAATAAAGTCATCGATGGGACGTTAACCGCAAGTGAAGCTGCGCAGGTTTTAGACCTCAGTGTTCGTCAAATATTTAGACTTAAGAAGGGGGTTAAAGAACAAGGTGCGTCTTTCGTTATTCATAAGAACAGAGGCCGTAAACCTGCTAATGCTTTAAGCGATGAGCTAGTAAACCATATCCTCACTTTGAGGAAGGAAAAGTATTTTGATACGAATTTCTCTCATTTTAGAGATTTGCTTGAGGATGATAAGGGTATTATTCTTAGTAATTCCTCGGTTTATAGAATCCTTGATAATGCCGGTATTCAAAGCCCTAGAAAGCATAGACGCCCTCGTAAGATTCATGCTAGAAGGGAACGTATGCCTCAGGCTGGCATGTTGGTGCAAATCGATTGCACCTCTTTTGAATGGATTCCTTCTGTAGGTAATATGGCTCTCCACGGTGCCATAGACGATGCCACCGGTCAGGTCCTCGCGCTCTATTTTACTGAAAACGAGTGCATGAATGGCTATTTTGAGCTCATGCGTACCATCATTGGCCAATATGGTATCCCTATATCTCTATATGCCGATAAGCATACTATATTTGCTTCTCCTAATAAGGGTAAAATCTCTATCGAGGAGCAGCTTGAGGGTAAAGTGGTAAATGAAACCCAGTTCCAAATGGCTATGAGTACATTGGGTATATCTATCATTAATGCCAGGTCCCCTCAGGCTAAGGGCCGCGTAGAGAGGCTATGGAATACTTTGCAGGATAGGCTCAGGGCAGAATTGAGGATTTATGGCATTGATTCTATGGAAAAGGCCAATGAGTTTTTGCCTAAGTTCCTGGAGAGATATAATAAAAGGTTCGCCATAGAGCCTCAAGATCCCGAGCCTGCTTTTAGAGAATTACCGCCGGATATCGACTTAGATAATATACTTTGTGTTAAGTTATCTAGAAAAGTTGATAATGGCGGCGTATTTTCTCTACACAGCCAATATTATCAAGTTGTATGTGATGATGGCAAAACCGTTGCACCTATCGTTCCTAGAGCTAAGATAACGGTTCTTACCAGCCCTAGGATAGGTATACGGGTGCAGTATGGCAATAATATATATGCTGTGAAAAAGCTCGATGAACCGCCTAAGAAAGCTCAGAAAGCTAATAAGGCAAGTTCATCGAGCACAGCTAAGCCTTATAAGCCTTCTCCCACTCATCCTTGGAAACAAGGTTGGCAGAAGGCGCCATCATATTGGTATGAGGAATCAGACAGAGAGATTTTAGAGGCTCTGTATAATTCCTCACGCGCCTGGCACTAG
- a CDS encoding glycoside hydrolase family 130 protein, producing the protein MIKLERLTDQPILRPRQEYEWERSAVFNAAAIYHDGLFHLLYRTTDNPPHAKYGTYISRIGYAVSSDGINFYRGERPIFEGEHVQEQRGVEDPRVVKIDDMFYMTYTGFGGRFEGDYRIMMAYSKNLVQWERMGVVMDEPNKDAALFPEKIGGRYVMFHRRYPNIWVAFSDDLIHWTDHHEVIKICPDTWESARVGIAGPPIKTDEGWLVIYHAADDNNVYRLGAALLDLEDPTKVLYRQPEPILEPELPWEIEGYIPNVVFSCGQAEVGDDIWLYYGGADTVIGVTKTNKQKLKFA; encoded by the coding sequence ATGATAAAGCTTGAAAGGCTTACTGATCAGCCCATACTTAGGCCGAGACAAGAATATGAATGGGAAAGATCCGCGGTATTTAACGCTGCTGCTATATACCACGACGGTCTGTTCCATTTGCTTTACCGCACTACCGATAATCCGCCGCATGCCAAGTATGGCACATATATCTCGCGTATAGGCTATGCGGTGTCCTCTGACGGCATAAACTTTTACAGAGGGGAAAGGCCTATATTTGAGGGAGAACATGTGCAGGAACAAAGAGGCGTAGAAGATCCTCGTGTGGTGAAGATAGATGATATGTTTTATATGACATATACCGGCTTTGGCGGTAGATTTGAAGGCGATTACAGGATAATGATGGCTTATTCCAAAAACCTGGTACAGTGGGAGCGTATGGGTGTCGTTATGGACGAGCCTAACAAAGATGCCGCGTTATTTCCTGAGAAGATCGGTGGCCGTTATGTGATGTTTCATAGAAGGTATCCGAATATATGGGTGGCTTTCTCCGATGACCTTATACACTGGACAGACCATCATGAGGTCATAAAGATATGTCCTGATACATGGGAAAGTGCCAGAGTAGGCATAGCGGGTCCGCCGATAAAGACGGATGAGGGGTGGCTGGTCATATATCATGCTGCAGATGATAATAACGTATACAGGCTTGGAGCAGCATTGCTGGATTTGGAGGATCCTACTAAGGTGCTTTACAGGCAACCGGAACCTATATTGGAACCGGAGCTGCCTTGGGAGATTGAAGGCTATATACCAAATGTCGTTTTTAGCTGTGGACAGGCCGAAGTAGGCGATGATATATGGTTGTATTATGGAGGCGCCGATACTGTAATAGGCGTCACCAAAACAAATAAACAAAAGCTTAAATTCGCTTGA
- the ychF gene encoding redox-regulated ATPase YchF: MKLGIVGLPNVGKSTLFNAITKAGAEVANYPFCTIEPNMGVVPVPDERLDKLAEIFHPEKVTPAVVEFFDIAGLVKGASKGEGLGNKFLSHIREVDAIVHVVRCFENPDVVHVEGTVDPIRDIETINIELILADIEVLERRMERTHKAARGGDKQAQWELDILERIKHVLDEGQPAKMCQLDGDEQEFARQLQLLTYKPVLYVANIDEDSITQPESNPYVKKVMDYAKNEGSEVIPLCAKLEEEIVQLDNEEKKLFMEEMGLKQSGLERLIKASYELLGLMSFLTAGPKEVRAWTIKRGTKAPQAAGVIHSDFERGFIRAEIVSYEDMLACGSLAAAREKGLMRSEGKDYVMQDGDVVLFRFNV, from the coding sequence TTGAAATTGGGTATAGTGGGCTTACCAAACGTGGGTAAGAGCACACTTTTTAACGCCATAACTAAAGCAGGAGCCGAAGTCGCAAACTATCCTTTTTGTACCATTGAGCCGAATATGGGTGTTGTGCCGGTACCGGATGAGCGCTTGGATAAACTGGCTGAAATATTTCATCCGGAAAAAGTTACGCCGGCGGTAGTAGAGTTTTTCGATATAGCCGGCTTGGTAAAAGGGGCCAGCAAAGGCGAAGGATTAGGCAATAAATTTCTATCCCATATACGGGAGGTAGATGCCATAGTACATGTGGTGCGCTGTTTTGAGAACCCTGACGTTGTGCATGTTGAAGGCACGGTAGATCCCATACGCGATATAGAAACTATAAATATAGAGCTGATATTGGCCGATATAGAAGTACTGGAAAGACGTATGGAACGGACCCATAAGGCGGCGCGTGGCGGCGATAAACAAGCACAGTGGGAACTGGATATTCTGGAAAGGATAAAGCACGTGCTGGATGAGGGCCAGCCGGCTAAAATGTGCCAATTGGACGGCGACGAACAGGAATTTGCGCGCCAGCTTCAACTATTGACATATAAACCGGTCTTATATGTGGCTAATATAGATGAGGATAGTATAACCCAGCCGGAATCTAATCCTTACGTGAAAAAAGTTATGGATTATGCTAAAAATGAGGGTTCGGAGGTTATACCGTTATGCGCCAAGCTTGAGGAGGAAATCGTACAGTTAGATAATGAAGAAAAGAAACTTTTCATGGAAGAGATGGGTTTGAAACAATCCGGATTAGAGAGACTGATAAAGGCCAGTTATGAATTACTCGGGCTCATGAGCTTTCTTACGGCAGGACCTAAAGAAGTACGCGCATGGACTATAAAGCGTGGTACCAAGGCTCCCCAGGCAGCAGGCGTTATACATTCGGATTTTGAAAGAGGATTTATAAGGGCTGAGATAGTTTCGTACGAGGATATGCTGGCATGCGGTTCGCTGGCAGCAGCCAGAGAAAAGGGGCTTATGCGCTCTGAAGGCAAGGATTACGTAATGCAGGATGGCGATGTGGTGTTGTTCAGGTTCAACGTCTAG
- a CDS encoding DEAD/DEAH box helicase: MKGNTGNRSGNTKIMFTRQALKDASTSASYSRGIAYYRGKAVHDIEVQKIKPYIYTVKSIVEGSEHYRVAMDINIKDDSIANAVCTCPYNYGGICKHIVATGLAFMDHMAKSHKAAAEQDSSISLNKLIKDFEQSTNAQPLENQTYAIKLRVIDGSQNHLLLYVSKELEQMDPAMLPWRYTTLNSYLAKAYRYSDGSFDLSGTILDKVLDLLSSFDNVFAFDGQTAIKFSDDYFKPMLDIKQAQNENMIITVRSNNPVFFGRKSAYTIQDDTIMRLWPHIPLSFYKALYDNKGHINIAQRDVPSFIEAVFPHLKQQLPVTAPALPEVEQRPIQPEVHLYVHRGNTESSIILEAYLEYENYVSQRLLNYNYYDASTAHESYKVKDGQKVLVIPRQYELETTVNERLMRYLWYGIDPEHGYMEFSGQERIYRFIKDFDNAILPEWKIHYEDGLQNLKLEKAKVAVDFDFSLDDGYDFLEFDVDFHCQNLNITRQQLEQYIREDQRFIEANGKFIEISNKNELKELFDALLHLPAEGEGHFRSKLFNFPELDRLIEKNRAWNAKGNNKFLQFKDEIRSAKPIEDIPLPQPFDNILRQYQKEGINWMHFLRKYGFGGILADDMGLGKTIQALVLISASNSDRPSLVICPKTLVYNWYNEVQKFTPQLKTLIVEGQGAERIQLINDIKHYDLIITSYPVIQKDIEYLADKTFEYCIIDEAQYIKNHKTKTAKSIKAIRAKYRLALTGTPIENNLMELWSIFDFLMPGFLGSDSEFKARYDTPIMKNNDISALNSLLGRIRPFVLRRTKKEMLKELPPKMEQVSYAHLTPDQLALYTSVLEQVKSNVFAIVEQKGFEHSQIEILAALTRLRQICNHPALLTINTPATTKKLSSGKLDQFDELLDEALEGDHKVLVFSQFVQMLGILSNHLDKKGVPYCYLDGQTRNRQAVIERFNNDENIKVFLISIKAGGFGLNLTAADTVIIFDPWWNPMVEMQATDRAYRIGQTHPVNVYRLITRGTIEEKILKLQEKKKALFDNVVDENNDLIKKLTWDDIREVFA, from the coding sequence ATGAAAGGTAATACTGGTAATAGGAGTGGAAATACAAAAATCATGTTTACAAGGCAGGCTTTGAAGGACGCTTCTACCTCAGCTTCTTATTCAAGGGGTATAGCATACTATAGAGGTAAAGCTGTCCATGATATAGAAGTGCAGAAGATAAAGCCTTATATCTATACCGTCAAGAGTATCGTGGAAGGCAGTGAACACTATCGCGTTGCGATGGATATAAATATAAAAGATGATAGCATAGCAAACGCTGTATGCACCTGTCCTTATAATTATGGAGGGATATGCAAGCATATAGTGGCCACTGGCCTTGCCTTCATGGATCACATGGCTAAATCTCATAAAGCCGCCGCGGAACAGGATTCGAGCATAAGCCTCAATAAACTAATAAAGGATTTTGAGCAATCAACCAACGCACAGCCTTTGGAAAATCAAACATATGCAATAAAGCTGCGCGTTATAGACGGCTCACAAAATCATCTGCTGCTTTATGTATCCAAAGAACTTGAACAAATGGATCCAGCTATGCTTCCGTGGCGTTATACCACTTTAAATTCATATCTGGCAAAGGCTTATAGGTATTCCGATGGTAGCTTTGATTTAAGCGGCACCATACTCGACAAGGTGTTGGATCTTCTATCATCCTTTGATAATGTATTTGCCTTTGACGGGCAGACCGCTATAAAATTTTCCGATGATTATTTTAAGCCCATGCTGGATATAAAGCAGGCACAGAATGAAAATATGATAATAACTGTACGTTCCAATAATCCAGTATTTTTCGGTAGAAAGAGCGCTTATACCATACAAGATGATACTATAATGCGCCTATGGCCGCATATACCTTTGTCATTTTACAAAGCATTGTACGACAATAAAGGGCATATAAACATAGCACAGCGGGACGTTCCTTCATTTATTGAGGCTGTATTTCCTCATTTAAAGCAGCAACTTCCGGTTACCGCGCCTGCTTTGCCAGAAGTTGAACAGCGGCCTATACAGCCCGAGGTGCATCTATACGTACACCGCGGAAATACGGAATCCAGTATAATATTAGAAGCCTATCTTGAATATGAAAACTATGTATCCCAAAGGCTTTTGAATTATAACTACTATGATGCAAGTACGGCCCATGAGTCATATAAGGTAAAAGATGGGCAAAAGGTATTGGTCATACCCCGACAATACGAGCTTGAAACCACGGTAAACGAAAGGCTTATGCGCTATCTATGGTACGGCATCGACCCAGAACACGGCTACATGGAATTCAGCGGTCAAGAACGTATTTACCGTTTTATAAAAGATTTTGACAATGCAATACTACCGGAATGGAAGATACATTATGAGGACGGATTGCAAAATCTTAAATTAGAAAAGGCTAAAGTCGCGGTGGATTTCGATTTTTCCCTGGATGACGGTTATGATTTTCTAGAATTTGACGTCGACTTTCATTGCCAGAATCTTAATATAACCCGCCAACAATTGGAACAATATATAAGGGAAGATCAGCGCTTTATAGAGGCAAACGGAAAATTCATCGAGATATCCAATAAAAATGAACTAAAGGAGCTCTTCGATGCTCTGTTACACCTACCCGCCGAAGGGGAAGGCCATTTTCGCAGCAAATTATTCAATTTCCCGGAGCTGGATAGGTTGATAGAAAAAAACAGGGCCTGGAACGCAAAGGGTAATAACAAGTTTTTGCAATTTAAAGACGAGATAAGAAGTGCAAAGCCTATAGAGGATATCCCTTTGCCTCAGCCTTTTGACAATATATTAAGGCAATACCAAAAAGAAGGCATAAATTGGATGCACTTCCTGAGAAAATATGGCTTCGGAGGCATATTGGCCGATGATATGGGGCTAGGAAAGACCATCCAGGCGCTGGTGCTCATATCCGCAAGCAACAGCGATAGGCCATCGCTTGTGATATGCCCGAAAACTCTTGTATATAATTGGTACAATGAAGTCCAAAAATTTACACCGCAATTAAAAACGCTTATAGTAGAAGGTCAGGGTGCAGAACGCATCCAGTTGATAAATGATATAAAGCACTATGACCTTATTATAACTTCATACCCTGTCATACAGAAGGATATCGAGTATCTTGCTGATAAAACGTTCGAATACTGCATCATCGATGAGGCACAATATATAAAAAACCACAAGACCAAAACAGCCAAAAGCATCAAGGCTATACGCGCCAAGTATCGCTTAGCGCTTACCGGTACCCCTATAGAAAACAACCTTATGGAACTATGGTCCATATTTGATTTCCTTATGCCAGGGTTCCTCGGCAGCGACAGCGAGTTCAAAGCGCGCTATGATACGCCCATAATGAAAAATAACGATATATCGGCGTTGAATTCGCTATTGGGTCGTATACGTCCATTCGTATTGCGCAGGACCAAAAAGGAGATGCTAAAAGAATTGCCGCCAAAAATGGAGCAGGTAAGCTATGCTCACCTCACACCCGATCAGTTGGCACTGTACACCTCTGTACTTGAACAAGTAAAAAGCAATGTCTTCGCCATTGTTGAGCAAAAAGGGTTTGAACATTCGCAGATAGAGATACTTGCAGCCTTAACGCGTTTAAGGCAGATATGCAATCATCCAGCTTTATTGACAATAAATACACCAGCGACGACCAAAAAGCTATCATCTGGCAAGCTTGATCAATTCGATGAGTTATTGGACGAAGCGTTGGAAGGCGACCATAAAGTATTGGTATTCAGCCAATTCGTACAAATGCTTGGGATATTGTCCAATCATCTAGACAAAAAAGGCGTACCATATTGTTATCTGGACGGCCAGACGCGCAATAGACAGGCCGTGATAGAACGATTTAACAACGACGAGAATATAAAGGTGTTCCTTATAAGCATAAAGGCCGGCGGCTTTGGTTTAAACCTTACGGCTGCCGATACAGTCATAATATTCGATCCATGGTGGAATCCAATGGTGGAAATGCAAGCCACGGATAGGGCTTACCGTATAGGACAGACTCATCCGGTCAATGTGTACCGTTTGATAACGCGGGGCACCATAGAAGAAAAAATACTGAAACTGCAGGAAAAGAAAAAAGCGCTTTTCGATAATGTCGTCGATGAAAATAACGACCTTATCAAAAAGCTGACCTGGGATGATATACGCGAGGTGTTTGCCTAG
- a CDS encoding alpha/beta-type small acid-soluble spore protein, with protein MAKGSANIGPKVVPEAHAALDNMKYEIASELGLPVKQGSEDYWGNLSARDCGAVGGHMVQRMIKFAEQNMTQGTMPSK; from the coding sequence ATGGCAAAAGGAAGCGCTAATATAGGGCCTAAGGTAGTGCCTGAGGCTCATGCGGCTTTGGACAATATGAAATATGAAATAGCATCTGAGTTAGGATTACCGGTTAAACAAGGTTCAGAGGATTATTGGGGTAATTTATCAGCTCGCGATTGCGGTGCTGTGGGTGGTCATATGGTGCAGAGGATGATAAAATTTGCTGAGCAAAATATGACACAAGGGACTATGCCTAGCAAATAA